The following DNA comes from Microbacterium wangchenii.
CCGACCGCGCGTTCGAGTGGAGCCCCGGCCTGTTCGCCGCGCGCGCGACCGTCCTGGAAGAACTCGGCCGCGACGAGGAGGCGGCCCAGTGGTACGCCCGCGCTCAGATCGCCGAGGACGCGCTGGACGCGGCCACCGGCGTCGCCGACCGTGAAGTGATCGTCGTCGAAGACGTCGACGAGGACGACGACGGCGGTGAGCCGGCTGCGGAGGATGCCGGGGAGCAGGGACGGTGATCGGGCGCCGTAAGCCGGCGCTGGGCGACGCACCCCTGGCCGGAGTGGACGTGGTCCTCGCCGACCTCGACGGCGTCGTGTACGCCGGCCCGGGCGCCATCCCGCACGCCGTGGAGAGCCTCAACCGTGCCGCACGGGAAGGCCGCCGGCTCGGCTACATCACCAACAACGCCTCACGCACCGACGCGGCCGTCGCCGCCCATCTGACCGAGCTGGGGCTCACCGTGCGCCCCGACGAAGTCGTCACGAGCCCGCAGGCGGCGATGCGCCTCCTGCGGGGCATCGTGCCGCCTCCGGCGACGATCCTCGTCGTGGGCGGCGAGGGTCTGGTCGTGGAGGTGGAGAAGGCCGGGTACACCGTCACGCGCAGCGCCGACGATGCCCCGGCCGCCGTCGTGCAGGGCTTCGCGCCCGAGGTCGGCTGGATGCAGCTGGCCGAGGCCGCGTACGCGCTGCAGACTCCGGAGAGCGAAGGCGGGATCCCCTGGATCGCCACCAACACCGACTGGACGATCCCGCAGGCGCGGGGGGTCGCACCGGGTAACGGCACGCTCGTGTCGGCCGTGCACACCGCCGTGGGGCGCCTGGCCACGGTCGCCGGCAAGCCCGAGACGCCGATCTTCGCCGAGGCGGTGGCTCGCTTCGGAGCGAGCGCGCCGCTGTTCATCGGAGACCGGCTCGACACCGACATCCAGGGGGCCTCGCGCGCGGGTATCCGCTCCGCCCTCGTGCTCACCGGCATCGACCGCCCCAAGCACCTCCTGGCCGCCCCGCCCGACGCGCGTCCGGACTTCATCGTCAGCGACCTGCGCGAACTGTTCGAGCCGTACCCCGAGACGGTGGTCCGAGGCGAGCGCACCACCGTCGGTCGCTCGGTCGTGGAGATCGACGGCCCCGACTTGCGCGTCGTGGACGAAGGCGACCGCCACATCGACCTCGTGCGCGCCGCGGCGGCGGCGGTGTGGTCGTCCGGACGCGCGATCTTCGGGTTCCGTGTGCCCGAAGGCGTGTATGCCGACCCGTTCTGGCGCGTGTAGGTCGTTACGATAGCGGCATGCCCGAGCCCGATGACACCGCCACCGATGCCGGGCACGAGCTGATCAGCCGGTTGCGCGTGATCGAGTCGCAGCCGCTGGCCGACCGTGCGGACGCCTACGCCGCCCTCCACGACGAACTCGCTCGGCGCCTGGAGTCCGGTCCCGGCGCCGACAGCGGGTCGCGCGGATGACCGCACGCCTGGACGCCGCCCTGGCCGCCCGCGGCTTGGCGCGCTCACGCACCCACGCCGCGCAGCTCATCGCCGCGGGGGTCGTGAGCGTGGACGGGCGTCCCGTCGTGAAGGCCTCGACGCCCGTCGCCGACGAGGCTCACCTCGAGGTGGCCGCAGCCGACTCGTACGTCAGCCGAGCCGCGCACAAGCTCATCGCGGGGCTGGACGCCTTCGGAATCGATGTGGCCGGCCGGGTCGCGCTGGACCTCGGCGCCTCCACCGGCGGGTTCACGCAGGTGCTCCGCGAACGCGGCGCCGCTCCCGTGCTCGCCGTCGACGTGGGCCACGGCCAGCTGGCGCCGCAGGTGGCCGCCGATCCGGCCGTCATCGCGGTGGAGGGGTACAACGTGCGGTACATGGATGCGGCGAACCTCGCCGCCGCGACCGGCGTCGCCGAGGCGCCCGCCGTCGTCACCGGCGACCTCTCCTTCATCTCCCTCACGCACGTCCTGCCCGCCGTCGCCGCCGTCGCCTCCCCGGGCGCCGACATCGTGCTGCTGATCAAGCCGCAGTTCGAAGTCGGCCGCACGGCGGTGAAAGGCGGGCTGGTCACAGACCCCGCGCTCCGGGCCGATGCCGTGAACACCGTCCTGTGGGCGGCATGGGATGTGGGACTGCGTACGGCGGGGCTCATCGGATCGCCGGTTCCCGGCACGCACGGCAACCGCGAGATCGTGGCGCACCTGACCACGGCAGGTGGGAGCGATCCGTCAGAATGGTCAGGCACGGTGAACGAAGTGGCCGGTACCCGATGAACACGAGCGAACGCAGCATCCTGGTGGTCGTGCACTCCCGTCGCGACGACACCGTCGACGCGGCGCGGCACGTGGTGAGCGAACTGCGTGCGGCCGGCGCCCGTCCGGTGCTCTCCGTCGAGGACCGCGCAGAGCTGGAAGACCTGCTGGATCTGTCGGGGGTGGGCACGCTGACCGTGGACGTGCCGCTGGCCGACATCGAACTGGCGATCGTCCTCGGCGGTGACGGCACGATCCTGCGCGCCGCCGAACTGGTGCGTGGCGGCACCGCGCCGGTGCTCGGCATCAACCTCGGGCACGTCGGCTTCCTTGCCGAGATCGAACGCGACGATATGGACGACGCGGTGCGACGCGTCATCGCGCGCGACTACCGCGTCGAGGAGCGCCTGGCGCTGTCGGTGCGGGTGAAGGACGCCACCGACACGGTCGTGTACGAGACGTGGGCGCTCAACGAGGCCACCGTCGAGAAGGCCAGTCGCGAACGCATGCTGGAAGTGGTGATGGAGATCGACGGGCGCCCGCTGTCGTCCTTCGGATGCGACGGTGTGGTGGTGGCCTCGCCGACCGGATCCACCGCCTACAACTTCTCCGCCGGCGGCCCGGTCATCTGGCCGAACGTCGAGGCCATCGCCGTCGTGCCGCTGTCGGCGCACGCGCTGTTCGCCCGGCCCCTCGTGGTCGACCCGGGAGCTGCCGTGGCGATCGAAGTGCTCGAGCGCACGAGTGGCGGCGGCGTGCTGTGGTGCGACGGGCGCCGCTCGCACGATCTTCCACCCGGTGCGCGGGTCGTGGTGCGTCGCTCCAGCGTGCCGGTGCGCCTCGCCCGACTGCATCCGGCTGCGTTCACCGACCGCCTCGTGCGCAAGTTCCGGCTGCCCGTCGAAGGCTGGCGCGGCCCGGACAGGGGGACGGCGTGATCGAGCAGATGCACCTGCGCGACCTCGGAGTGATCGCCGACGCGACCCTGCCCATCGGCACCGGGTTCACCGCGATCACGGGCGAGACCGGTGCGGGCAAGACGATGGTGGTCACGGGCCTGGGGCTGCTCATGGGGCAGCGGGCCGATTCCGGCGCCGTGCGCTCCGGAGCCGGCCAGGCCTCGGTGGAGGGTGTGTGGATCGTGCCCGAGCAGGGGCCGGTGGCCGAGCGCGTCCGCGAGGCGGGGGGCGAGGTGGAACCGATCGGCGACGGCCGCGCCGAGGTGTACCTGGGCCGGACCATCTCCAGCGAGGGCCGCGGCCGGGCCACAGTGGGCGGGCGCACCGCGCCGGCCGGCGTGCTCGCCGACCTCGCCGATGACCTCGTGGTCGTGCACGGTCAGTCCGAGCAGCTCCGGCTGCGCTCCGCTGCGGCCCAGCGCGACGCCCTCGACCGCTTCGGCGGCGCGGCGGTCGCGCGCGCCCTGGCGGACTACGGCCGGGCGTACCAGGAGTGGCGTTCCCTCGACGCCGAGCTGACCATGCTCGAGAACGATCGCGACCAGCGCGCGCGCGAGGCGGAGGACCTCCGCATCCGTCTGGCCGAGATCGAGGCGGCCGCGCCGGTGGTGGGGGAGGACCAGCAGCTGGCCGCTCGCGCCGAACGCCTCAGCAACGTCGAGGAGGTGCGTCTGGCGGTCGTGACGGCGCACGAGGCGCTCTCCTCCGAAACCGGCGCGCCGGATGTGACGACGCTGCTGGCCGAGGCCCGCCGCGCCCTGGAGCGGGTGGGCGATGCCGCACTGGCCGAACTCGCCGAGCAGCTCGCCGAGGTGGGGTACCGCGTCGCCGATGTCGCCGCGGCCCTGTCGGGCCAGCTCGCCGACCTGGACGAGACCGGCCCCCATGAGCTGGCCGCGGTGGAGGAGCGGCGCGCCGTGCTGGCCGGTCTGTCGCGCGCCCACGGGAGCCTGGAGGCCGCGCTGGAGCTGCTGGAGACGGGATCGGCCCGGCTGGCCGAGCTGGACGATGACTCCGACCGCATCGAGCGTCTGGCGGCCGAGCGCACTGCGGCAGCCGAGCGCCTCGACG
Coding sequences within:
- the recN gene encoding DNA repair protein RecN, with the protein product MIEQMHLRDLGVIADATLPIGTGFTAITGETGAGKTMVVTGLGLLMGQRADSGAVRSGAGQASVEGVWIVPEQGPVAERVREAGGEVEPIGDGRAEVYLGRTISSEGRGRATVGGRTAPAGVLADLADDLVVVHGQSEQLRLRSAAAQRDALDRFGGAAVARALADYGRAYQEWRSLDAELTMLENDRDQRAREAEDLRIRLAEIEAAAPVVGEDQQLAARAERLSNVEEVRLAVVTAHEALSSETGAPDVTTLLAEARRALERVGDAALAELAEQLAEVGYRVADVAAALSGQLADLDETGPHELAAVEERRAVLAGLSRAHGSLEAALELLETGSARLAELDDDSDRIERLAAERTAAAERLDDAADVLTAARTDAAARLGEAVTHELHALALPDATLTVSVMPGTPSVSGRDDVTILLAPHPGAEPRPVARGASGGELSRVMLALEVVLAGVDPVPTFVFDEVDAGIGGAAAIEVGRRLARLAENSQVIAVTHLAQVAAFAGNHLSVVKGTDGAVTASSVRRLEGAEREAEMARLLSGMPDSEAALAHARELLDTGRTAR
- a CDS encoding NAD kinase — encoded protein: MNTSERSILVVVHSRRDDTVDAARHVVSELRAAGARPVLSVEDRAELEDLLDLSGVGTLTVDVPLADIELAIVLGGDGTILRAAELVRGGTAPVLGINLGHVGFLAEIERDDMDDAVRRVIARDYRVEERLALSVRVKDATDTVVYETWALNEATVEKASRERMLEVVMEIDGRPLSSFGCDGVVVASPTGSTAYNFSAGGPVIWPNVEAIAVVPLSAHALFARPLVVDPGAAVAIEVLERTSGGGVLWCDGRRSHDLPPGARVVVRRSSVPVRLARLHPAAFTDRLVRKFRLPVEGWRGPDRGTA
- a CDS encoding HAD-IIA family hydrolase, translated to MIGRRKPALGDAPLAGVDVVLADLDGVVYAGPGAIPHAVESLNRAAREGRRLGYITNNASRTDAAVAAHLTELGLTVRPDEVVTSPQAAMRLLRGIVPPPATILVVGGEGLVVEVEKAGYTVTRSADDAPAAVVQGFAPEVGWMQLAEAAYALQTPESEGGIPWIATNTDWTIPQARGVAPGNGTLVSAVHTAVGRLATVAGKPETPIFAEAVARFGASAPLFIGDRLDTDIQGASRAGIRSALVLTGIDRPKHLLAAPPDARPDFIVSDLRELFEPYPETVVRGERTTVGRSVVEIDGPDLRVVDEGDRHIDLVRAAAAAVWSSGRAIFGFRVPEGVYADPFWRV
- a CDS encoding TlyA family RNA methyltransferase; translation: MTARLDAALAARGLARSRTHAAQLIAAGVVSVDGRPVVKASTPVADEAHLEVAAADSYVSRAAHKLIAGLDAFGIDVAGRVALDLGASTGGFTQVLRERGAAPVLAVDVGHGQLAPQVAADPAVIAVEGYNVRYMDAANLAAATGVAEAPAVVTGDLSFISLTHVLPAVAAVASPGADIVLLIKPQFEVGRTAVKGGLVTDPALRADAVNTVLWAAWDVGLRTAGLIGSPVPGTHGNREIVAHLTTAGGSDPSEWSGTVNEVAGTR